The Mytilus galloprovincialis chromosome 7, xbMytGall1.hap1.1, whole genome shotgun sequence genome has a window encoding:
- the LOC143082299 gene encoding interferon-induced helicase C domain-containing protein 1-like, producing MATRPDEFCNLCKVSFTSAKNANDHYEGRTHKNALIGESELFCDLCKIKCSCLESMNDHLEGKSHKRKEQEAMLSPVVNDENVIKDESGDGFCCKLCDIKCSGIENIKVHLQGKSHKKKEMQVNIESSEDYGSPKEKSDGSLLYCDICQVNISGSDNMKIHVEGKGHKKKQLQQSNSHGDEKSKTNNDGNIEGNNGENDDSIYYDAQQSLDLEHKTAENDLSGQSDEKEEPNISRDGSSSSDEDNVGQELDQTFVKNILESFEEGKYSTSIDHKDNLSLPLNKAVNKDFKSLNSSSNYSNENKIEGKNVDTTFQKINNSETIHDNGCSLDVSTTTKNTMETNTSTKSIENKASTPNQSTKKDNLKGTQNTPSKTTVRMPKRQQNYHCVICNQLMNTEKAYKDHLQGKNHGRKLLAPDRVLPETVFTEVDITEVKTKSRPRKYQEELFRKAMRKDAICFLPTGTGKTLIGCMVMSTMLEQNPTRQAIFLVERGLLVLQQFQYIKRELGASLFTRFGLQDLYTTERRKLLIAGLCSGSQSSRGVPLWKHDVIVVTAAYYENLLQKKLLRWKDTCLVVFDEVHHCVKSHPYNRLSYFEHKVCPTEDQPKLLGLTASPAGKSTVEQTVKMLDELTKNVGGVSIEIVEENESELNTYRSNAEIDIQTVSLNSQEERFKSELQVYILHCYKKMADVTNLLEHSDAEELKLVNKNDRELRQLAEEKLDGKMLNYLKLTIGLSEPCVGASPQEKELATNLIKHSHYICVTLDILLQFGMDAAVEELKELMGLDKETSFEFARKLELPCSNITEMVSRIMCQENQQDQIDDGKFTKLVDLLINPETMTLLKDDKSLILILVKERGSAFKMNELLQDKITSVCKGGVSALVGHGTTSGKEPGMKVTHQKVILDNIRQHKYNIVVATSVAEEGIDIPECELVITLNPPSNVTALVQMRGRARKNQSKFIVVCNNTKEREDMVDLLKREQNMMEAVKQLSQS from the exons ATGGCAACCAGACCAGATGAATTTTGTAACTTGTGTAAAGTATCTTTCACATCTGCCAAAAATGCAAATGATCATTATGAAGGTAGGACACATAAGAATGCATTGATTGGTGAAAGTGAACTATTTTGTGATTTGTGTAAAATTAAATGCAGTTGTCTTGAGAGCATGAACGATCACTTGGAAGGAAAATCTCACAAAAGGAAGGAACAAGAAGCCATGCTATCTCCAGTGGTGAATGATGAGAATGTCATTAAAGATGAAAGTGGAGATGGTTTTTGTTGCAAGTTATGTGACATTAAATGCAGcggaatagaaaatattaaaGTTCATTTACAAGGAAAATCACATAAGAAGAAAGAAATGCAAGTTAATATTGAATCATCAGAAGACTATGGATCACCAAAGGAGAAGTCAGATGGAAGTTTGTTGTATTGTGATATTTGTCAAGTCAATATTAGTGGGAGTGATAATatgaaaatacatgtagaagGTAAAGGTCACAAGAAAAAACAGCTTCAGCAGTCTAATAGTCATGGTGATGAAAAGAGCAAAACAAATAATGATGGCAATATTGAAGGCAATAATGGAGAAAATGATGACTCTATATACTATGATGCACAGCAGTCCTTGGACCTTGAACACAAAACTGCTGAAAACGATTTGAGTGGCCAATCAGACGAAAAGGAGGAACCCAATATCAGTAGAGATGGGAGTAGTTCCAGTGACGAGGACAATGTCGGACAGGAATTAGATCaaacttttgtaaaaaatattctTGAGTCTTTTGAAGAAGGGAAATATTCCACAAGTATTGACCACAAAGATAATTTAAGCTTACCTTTGAACAAAGCAGTAAACAAAGACTTCAAATCTTTAAATTCCTCCAGTAATTACTCAAATGAAAATAAGATTGAAGGCAAAAATGTTGATACAACATTTCAAAAGATAAATAATTCTGAAACAATACATGATAATGGATGTTCACTGGATGTTTCTACGACAACTAAAAATACAATGGAAACAAACACTAGTACCAAGTCAATAGAAAATAAAGCATCTACTCCAAATCAGTCAACTAAAAAGGATAATTTAAAAGGTACACAAAACACACCGTCTAAAACTACAGTCAGAATGCCTAAACGTCAACAGAATTACCACTGTGTCATATGCAACCAGTTGATGAACACAGAGAAAGCCTACAAAGATCATTTACAAGGAAAGAACCATGGTAGGAAGTTATTGGCCCCTGACAGAGTTCTACCAGAAACTGTCTTCACAGAAGTAGATATAACTGAAGTAAAAACTAAATCCAGACCCAGGAAGTATCAAGAAGAACTGTTCAGGAAAGCCATGAGGAAAGACGCCATTTGTTTTCTTCCTACAG GTACTGGCAAAACATTGATAGGTTGTATGGTAATGAGTACAATGTTAGAGCAGAACCCTACCAGACAAGCTATCTTCCTTGTGGAGAGAGGTCTACTGGTCCTACAGCAGTTTCAGTATATCAAAAGAGAGCTTGGAGCTTCATTATTTACCAG ATTTGGACTGCAGGATCTCTACACAACAGAGAGAAGAAAGTTATTGATTGCTGGACTATGTTCAGGTTCTCAGAGCTCTAGAGGTGTACCTTTGTGGAAACATGATGTTATTGTAGTCACAGCAG CATACTATGAGAATTTGTTACAGAAGAAGTTATTACGATGGAAAGACACATGTTTGGTAGTGTTTGATGAAGTCCATCACTGTGTAAAGAGTCATCCTTACAACAGGTTGTCATACTTTGAACATAAAGTATGTCCTACAGAAGACCAACCAAAACTATTAGGACTCACAGCTTCCCCTGCAGGCAAATCAACTGTTGAACAAACTGTCAAAATGCTTGATGAATTAACCAAAAATGTAGGTGGTGTGTCCATTGAAATAGTCGAGGAAAATGAAAGTGAGCTAAACACATATAGATCTAATGCTGAGATTGATATACAAACTGTTTCACTGAATTCCCAGGAAGAGAGGTTTAAATCAGAACTACAGGTTTACATATTACATTGCTACAAGAAAATGGCTGATGTGACAAATCTTTTAGAGCATTCAGATGCAGAGGAGTTAAAACTGGTAAACAAAAATGATAGAGAGTTAAGACAACTTGCAGAAGAAAAACTAGATGGAAAGATGCTCAATTACCTGAAGTTAACAATAGGCTTGTCTGAACCATGTGTTGGTGCAAGTCCTCAGGAGAAAGAGCTAGCAACTAACTTGATAAAGCATTCTCACTATATTTGTGTTACCTTAGACATTTTATTACAGTTTGGAATGGACGCTGCTGTGGAGGAATTAAAAGAATTAATGGGTTTGGATAAAGAGACAAGTTTTGAATTTGCCAGAAAACTAGAGCTACCTTGTTCAAATATCACAGAAATGGTTTCCAGAATTATGTGTCAAGAAAACCAGCAAGATCAGATAGATGATGGGAAATTTACCAAATTAGTTGACCTTTTAATTAACCCTGAGACAATGACCTTGCTTAAAGATGACAAATCACTCATACTTATTCTTGTCAAAGAGAGAGGGTCTGCATTTAAAATGAACGAGCTTCTACAAGACAAAATTACGAGTGTTTGTAAAGGAGGCGTATCTGCATTGGTTGGACATGGGACAACAAGTGGTAAAGAACCAGGCATGAAAGTTACTCACCAGAAAGTCATACTGGATAACATTCGACAACATAAGTATAACATTGTGGTGGCAACTTCAGTGGCAGAAGAAGGAATAGACATCCCTGAGTGTGAGCTAGTCATAACATTAAACCCTCCTTCAAATGTAACAGCTTTAGTACAGATGAGGGGTAGAGCTAGGAAAAACCAGAGCAAATTCATTGTCGTCTGTAATAATACAAAGGAACGGGAGGACATGGTAGATTTACTGAAGCGTGAACAGAATATGATGGAAGCAGTCAAACAATTATCACAATCTTAA